One window of the Ignavibacteria bacterium genome contains the following:
- a CDS encoding sodium ion-translocating decarboxylase subunit beta translates to MLLGLLLVYLGKKGVLEPLLMIPMGIGMAAVNAGVLIMGPGKTGNLFLDPMVSDPKQLIDILQIDFLQPIYTLTFSNGLIACFVFMGIGVLLDVGFLLARPFLSMFLAVCAELGTFLTVPIAMAMGLNVKDAASVAMIGGADGPMVLFTALKLSPKLFVAITVVAYLYLGLTYGGYPYLIKLLVPKKLRAIKMPPKTKIRQISASEKLYFAVIACTILCLLFPVAAPLFLSLFVGVAVREAGLKHIVDFIAGPLLYGSTFLLGLLLGVLCDASLILDPQILILLVLGIIALILSAVGGLIGGYIMYFITGGKFNPVIGIAGVSCVPTTAKVAQKSVHEANPQSIILPEAIGANISGVITSAIIAGLYITLIPIFFK, encoded by the coding sequence ATGTTGCTGGGTTTATTGCTCGTTTATCTTGGTAAAAAGGGGGTGCTTGAGCCACTTCTTATGATACCGATGGGCATAGGCATGGCAGCGGTTAACGCTGGAGTCCTGATAATGGGACCCGGAAAAACAGGGAATCTTTTCCTTGATCCGATGGTTTCAGACCCGAAACAATTGATTGATATCCTTCAGATTGACTTTTTACAGCCGATTTATACTCTGACATTCAGCAACGGTCTTATCGCGTGTTTTGTTTTTATGGGAATAGGCGTTCTGCTTGATGTTGGGTTTCTTCTCGCAAGACCTTTCCTTAGTATGTTTCTGGCTGTTTGTGCGGAACTTGGTACATTCCTCACTGTGCCTATCGCAATGGCAATGGGATTGAATGTGAAGGATGCGGCCTCGGTTGCCATGATTGGTGGAGCAGACGGTCCGATGGTACTTTTTACGGCGCTAAAACTTTCACCAAAACTTTTTGTGGCGATCACAGTTGTTGCGTACCTTTACCTGGGTCTGACATATGGAGGATATCCATACCTGATCAAGCTGCTGGTACCGAAAAAGTTGAGGGCGATAAAGATGCCCCCCAAAACAAAGATCAGGCAGATATCAGCTTCGGAAAAACTTTACTTTGCCGTAATTGCCTGTACAATCCTGTGTCTCCTTTTCCCTGTGGCAGCTCCGTTGTTTCTGTCATTGTTTGTGGGTGTTGCTGTAAGAGAAGCAGGACTGAAGCACATAGTTGATTTTATTGCCGGACCTCTTCTCTATGGATCAACTTTTCTGCTGGGACTGTTACTCGGAGTGCTTTGCGATGCTTCATTGATTCTCGATCCACAGATCCTGATCCTTCTGGTTTTGGGCATTATTGCTCTTATACTTTCTGCGGTCGGTGGTCTGATAGGCGGGTACATCATGTATTTTATCACAGGAGGGAAATTCAATCCGGTGATAGGAATTGCCGGTGTAAGCTGTGTACCGACAACAGCAAAAGTTGCTCAGAAATCAGTTCACGAAGCAAATCCTCAATCGATAATACTGCCGGAAGCGATTGGTGCAAACATAAGCGGTGTGATAACATCAGCAATTATTGCAGGTCTATATATCACATTAATCCCGATTTTCTTCAAATAG
- a CDS encoding T9SS type A sorting domain-containing protein, translated as MKNLSKYLVSSISITILLVFAFVYATEHSGVVTMEDYLQYKIDKKKNAKLNYGSPDEAMKWFIEQRKSATGSIPENWREEALQHIDRYNTRPDNSDNSTELSWSEVGPGNIGGRVRAVVINPNNASIIYIGAVGGGVWKTTNGGTSWTALKDQMENIAVCALVMDPSNPNIIYAGTGEGFFNADAIRGEGIFKTTDAGATWNRLSSTTNSDFYYVNKLEFDGTTNTLWAATGGGLLKSTDGGTSFSKIINVARCMDLEIAATSPTTIYASFGHFSQANVRRSTDAGANWSQVFTQSGIGRYEIGVSKSSPSTVYISGHNLSTNECGVFSKSTDKGTNWSSVTIPGPAFSGATTYTSGQAWYNNIIAIDPTNANIVYAAGLDAWKTTNGGTSWTQISNWYTQAGAPPFMHADIHAIAFSPSSSSTLIVGNDGGVYKTTNSGSTWTSLNNGLNITQFYYGTIHPTLAKYYGGTQDNGTLGFSSGTSWSELIGGDGGATEIDYNNPSLMYGEYVNFCFLKSTNGGASFNKSMSGIPIGSGFWDGTTDRTLFISPFTMDPNNPQILAGGTYRVWRTTNSASSWTAISGDLTGDGTGGSGATISALAIAKGNSSVIYVGTSNGRVQVTTNAGSSWTLRNSGLPASYITKVVIDPANSNVAYATFSGFSSGQKIYKTTNAGVSWTNISSNLPNIPVNSFAINPASTSNLFAGTDLGVFSTTDGGTSWVRDGSSLPNVVVSDLRIRASDNKIVAFTHGRSVWTSTIGGGSGGQITELVYDNGSVLSGYNWPNNGQGSANRMTSPVANAKLTAISFYITGTTAGTATFKPIVRTKAGNGAPGADLVNYNPVTASTVPGWNTWNTSAQNITVTNDFFIGMIYDGVNRPNFGYNQTNNSRAWDFDGTTWSAWNETYFMRATVQSPTAIIDFDNSVPTAFELSQNYPNPFNPTTKIRFALPESGNVSMIIYDINGKKIAEIANGYHQSGRYTYEWNGKNDFGSAVASGVYLCTIKAGGKVQTVKMILQK; from the coding sequence ATGAAAAATTTATCCAAATATCTTGTGTCTTCTATCTCTATCACAATCCTGCTCGTTTTTGCCTTCGTGTATGCCACGGAGCATTCTGGTGTAGTGACGATGGAGGACTATTTACAGTATAAAATTGATAAGAAGAAAAATGCCAAATTGAACTATGGCTCCCCTGACGAGGCAATGAAATGGTTCATCGAGCAGAGAAAATCAGCCACTGGATCGATTCCCGAAAACTGGCGTGAAGAAGCTCTTCAACACATTGACCGATACAACACAAGACCCGACAATTCTGACAATTCCACGGAACTTTCCTGGTCAGAAGTCGGACCCGGCAACATCGGAGGCAGGGTAAGGGCTGTCGTGATAAATCCTAATAATGCATCAATTATTTACATCGGTGCCGTGGGCGGGGGCGTCTGGAAAACCACCAATGGAGGCACATCCTGGACTGCTCTAAAAGACCAGATGGAAAATATCGCAGTTTGTGCTCTCGTTATGGACCCTTCCAACCCGAATATCATTTATGCCGGAACCGGTGAAGGCTTTTTTAACGCGGATGCAATCAGGGGCGAGGGAATCTTCAAAACCACCGACGCCGGTGCCACATGGAACAGGTTGAGTTCCACTACCAATTCCGATTTCTACTATGTCAACAAACTTGAATTTGACGGAACCACTAACACCCTTTGGGCTGCAACAGGTGGCGGACTCTTAAAATCGACTGATGGAGGCACTTCGTTTTCCAAAATTATTAATGTCGCAAGGTGTATGGACCTTGAAATAGCTGCCACTTCACCAACCACTATCTATGCCTCATTTGGACATTTTTCGCAGGCAAATGTGAGAAGATCAACCGATGCAGGTGCAAACTGGTCGCAGGTCTTTACTCAATCAGGTATCGGCAGATATGAAATAGGTGTCTCGAAATCATCCCCATCGACAGTTTACATTTCAGGGCATAATCTAAGCACGAACGAGTGCGGAGTATTTTCGAAGTCCACCGACAAAGGGACAAACTGGTCGAGCGTTACGATTCCTGGTCCTGCTTTCTCGGGTGCAACCACTTACACATCAGGACAGGCATGGTACAATAACATTATTGCGATTGATCCAACAAATGCAAATATTGTTTATGCAGCCGGTCTTGATGCCTGGAAAACGACTAATGGCGGTACTTCATGGACTCAAATTTCCAACTGGTACACACAGGCAGGCGCACCACCATTTATGCACGCTGATATACATGCAATCGCTTTCAGCCCTTCATCCTCTTCAACCCTTATTGTGGGGAATGACGGTGGTGTCTACAAAACCACAAACAGTGGCAGTACATGGACATCCCTTAACAATGGCCTGAATATCACACAATTCTATTATGGTACAATTCATCCAACTCTTGCCAAATATTACGGCGGCACACAGGATAACGGTACCCTTGGTTTCTCGTCAGGAACTTCCTGGAGTGAACTTATAGGTGGAGATGGTGGAGCAACGGAAATCGACTATAACAACCCGAGTCTGATGTATGGAGAATATGTCAATTTCTGCTTCTTGAAGTCAACAAACGGTGGAGCCTCTTTTAACAAATCGATGAGCGGTATTCCCATAGGTTCAGGATTCTGGGATGGGACAACTGACAGAACTCTCTTTATCTCACCTTTCACTATGGATCCTAATAATCCGCAGATATTAGCCGGTGGTACTTATCGCGTTTGGAGAACAACCAATTCTGCATCTTCATGGACTGCAATTTCTGGTGATTTGACAGGCGACGGAACAGGCGGAAGTGGTGCTACAATCTCAGCTCTTGCCATTGCAAAAGGAAATTCGAGCGTGATTTATGTGGGTACTTCAAACGGGCGTGTTCAGGTAACAACAAATGCAGGATCAAGCTGGACACTGAGAAATTCAGGACTTCCTGCTTCCTACATTACAAAAGTAGTGATCGATCCCGCCAACAGCAATGTTGCCTATGCCACTTTCTCGGGATTCAGTTCGGGACAGAAAATCTACAAAACCACTAACGCAGGTGTGTCCTGGACAAACATCTCATCCAACCTGCCAAACATTCCGGTTAATTCATTTGCTATTAATCCGGCTTCCACTTCGAATCTGTTTGCAGGCACAGACCTCGGTGTTTTTTCAACCACCGATGGTGGCACTTCATGGGTCAGGGACGGAAGTTCACTTCCAAATGTGGTGGTTTCCGATCTAAGAATCAGAGCTTCTGATAACAAAATTGTTGCCTTTACTCACGGAAGAAGTGTCTGGACTTCAACCATCGGTGGAGGTTCGGGAGGTCAAATTACAGAGCTTGTCTATGACAATGGATCCGTCCTAAGTGGATATAACTGGCCAAACAATGGTCAGGGATCAGCCAACAGGATGACCTCTCCGGTTGCCAACGCAAAACTGACGGCAATCAGTTTTTATATCACCGGAACCACTGCGGGTACAGCCACTTTTAAGCCTATCGTCAGAACCAAAGCCGGAAACGGCGCTCCGGGAGCTGACCTGGTGAACTACAACCCTGTAACAGCATCAACAGTGCCTGGATGGAACACATGGAATACATCGGCACAGAACATTACCGTAACGAATGATTTCTTCATCGGAATGATCTACGATGGTGTAAACAGGCCAAATTTCGGTTACAATCAGACAAACAACAGCCGGGCTTGGGATTTTGACGGAACAACCTGGTCTGCATGGAATGAAACATATTTCATGAGAGCGACTGTTCAGTCACCCACAGCGATTATCGATTTCGACAATTCTGTTCCGACTGCCTTCGAGCTCTCACAGAACTACCCGAATCCGTTTAATCCAACCACAAAGATAAGGTTTGCTCTGCCGGAATCAGGAAATGTTTCAATGATAATCTACGACATAAACGGCAAGAAAATCGCTGAAATCGCCAATGGTTATCACCAGTCCGGAAGATATACTTACGAGTGGAACGGCAAGAATGATTTTGGAAGTGCAGTTGCATCGGGTGTTTACCTTTGCACTATAAAAGCCGGCGGTAAAGTTCAAACTGTAAAGATGATTCTACAAAAGTAG
- a CDS encoding type II toxin-antitoxin system RelE/ParE family toxin, protein MYTLEFKSSVEKDFRKIPKTQLVKIWTEIQKLKDDPRPKNSRKLAGTESDYRIRIGDYRVVYQIVDDSKLVVIFATAHRKDIYR, encoded by the coding sequence ATGTATACACTGGAATTCAAAAGTTCAGTTGAAAAGGATTTTAGAAAGATCCCAAAAACACAGTTAGTGAAAATTTGGACTGAGATTCAAAAACTGAAAGATGACCCGAGACCAAAAAACTCCCGTAAACTGGCTGGTACAGAATCGGATTATCGTATTCGGATCGGTGATTACAGAGTTGTTTATCAAATAGTTGATGATTCAAAGCTTGTTGTAATTTTTGCTACAGCACACCGAAAAGACATTTACAGATAA
- a CDS encoding T9SS type A sorting domain-containing protein: MKLNTFSFFSILLISVLTVITFKTANQADGFYTKDAFLKFKIEKKKQPSKMSYDQPDEAIKWYVEQRKSATGSIPVDWRENALKHIEKFNLNPLTTEAFSWTAHGPGNIGGRIRAMVIHPTDTNTIFIGAASGGVWKTTDAGASWTPLKDLMENLAVNALCIDPANSDVLYAGTGEGFFNVDALQGEGIFKTTDGGASWTQLGSTMNENFYFVNKVSIDPSNGRLWAATRAGLFYSTDGGGSFQPRSLGDNSNVTDLAIKGSNIFVAQGLSQQGRVLVSTNSGESFSPSFTRSGVGRIVVAIAPSNPMIAYASGQNLTTNQCAALVKTTDGGSSWNDVTIPGPTASGDPTYTGQQAWYNNILAVHPTNPDIVYAAGLDMFGSTNGGTSWEQISQWDAERTNPIFAHADHHIIAFNPLNANTVYVGNDGGVYRSFAGGAGWEALNNNLAITQFYYGAVHPTQNIFYGGAQDNGTLVSETGTNWKEIIGGDGGATEVDYNNPEFVYGEYTNFCFYKSTDGGANFVKSMSGIPVGPGTFDGTTDRTLFITPFVMDPNNPHILLGGTYRVWRTTNQATSWTAISGDLTGDGTGTEGGSISTLAVAKGNSDVIYIGCTNGRVQVTTNGGASWNIRDNGLPTAYATRIVVDPASEATAYISYSGFAAGTKVYKTTDYGSTWTNISGNLPNIPVNSLLVVPTRTEAVFAGTDLGVFTTTDGGTTWYRDGLSLPNVAIFDMDYRASDDKIFVHTHGRGTWSTPAAATSIKELGNNPVDFNLLQNYPNPFNPSTKIRFSVPVAGVVTIKVYDLQGKEIATLHNSSMNAGSYEVDWNGSDSFGKPVSSGIYFCRLVSGNNQKTVKMILSK, translated from the coding sequence ATGAAACTCAATACTTTTTCATTTTTTTCTATCCTTCTTATCTCAGTTCTTACTGTGATAACCTTCAAAACTGCGAATCAGGCAGATGGCTTTTACACAAAAGACGCCTTCTTGAAATTCAAAATCGAGAAGAAAAAGCAACCATCAAAAATGAGTTATGACCAGCCTGACGAAGCCATAAAATGGTATGTCGAACAAAGGAAGTCAGCCACCGGCTCCATTCCCGTCGATTGGAGAGAGAATGCACTTAAGCATATCGAGAAATTCAATCTAAATCCGCTGACGACTGAAGCATTTAGTTGGACAGCCCACGGTCCGGGTAACATCGGAGGCAGAATAAGGGCAATGGTGATTCACCCGACGGATACGAACACAATTTTTATTGGTGCTGCCAGCGGTGGTGTCTGGAAAACCACTGATGCCGGTGCAAGCTGGACTCCCTTAAAAGACCTGATGGAGAATCTTGCAGTAAACGCTCTGTGCATAGATCCTGCCAATTCTGATGTTTTGTATGCAGGAACAGGCGAAGGTTTTTTCAATGTTGATGCACTCCAAGGTGAAGGAATTTTTAAGACCACCGATGGTGGAGCTTCATGGACACAGCTTGGTTCAACAATGAATGAGAATTTTTATTTTGTCAATAAAGTTTCAATAGACCCTTCAAACGGGCGTCTGTGGGCAGCTACCAGAGCGGGTCTCTTCTACTCGACAGATGGTGGAGGCAGCTTTCAGCCTAGATCACTCGGCGACAATTCAAATGTTACTGATCTTGCCATAAAAGGATCAAACATTTTTGTTGCTCAGGGGTTAAGCCAGCAAGGAAGAGTTCTCGTCTCAACGAACAGTGGTGAATCTTTCTCTCCTTCCTTCACACGCTCGGGAGTCGGAAGAATTGTAGTTGCCATTGCTCCCTCCAATCCAATGATTGCCTATGCCTCCGGTCAGAATCTTACAACAAACCAGTGTGCTGCTTTAGTTAAAACAACCGATGGTGGTTCATCATGGAATGATGTTACAATACCAGGACCAACTGCTTCGGGAGACCCTACCTACACGGGTCAACAGGCATGGTACAACAACATTCTCGCTGTACACCCGACCAATCCTGACATCGTCTATGCCGCGGGCCTCGACATGTTTGGCTCTACGAATGGCGGAACAAGCTGGGAACAGATTTCTCAGTGGGATGCCGAAAGAACCAACCCTATCTTCGCACATGCTGACCATCATATTATTGCTTTTAATCCTCTAAATGCCAATACAGTTTATGTCGGAAATGATGGCGGAGTTTACAGAAGTTTCGCCGGAGGTGCCGGATGGGAAGCATTGAACAATAACCTCGCAATCACACAATTTTATTATGGTGCAGTTCACCCGACTCAAAACATCTTTTATGGTGGTGCCCAGGATAATGGTACTCTTGTTTCTGAAACAGGAACCAACTGGAAAGAAATCATCGGAGGTGACGGTGGAGCTACTGAAGTCGATTACAACAACCCGGAATTTGTCTATGGCGAGTACACCAATTTCTGTTTCTATAAATCAACCGATGGTGGTGCTAATTTTGTAAAATCGATGAGCGGTATTCCTGTTGGACCCGGAACTTTTGATGGTACTACTGACAGAACCCTTTTCATAACTCCTTTTGTTATGGATCCGAACAACCCCCATATTTTATTGGGTGGCACTTACAGAGTTTGGAGAACTACAAATCAGGCAACCAGTTGGACAGCCATATCAGGTGATCTCACAGGTGACGGTACGGGTACAGAAGGCGGATCAATCTCCACACTTGCAGTTGCAAAAGGCAATTCAGATGTTATATATATCGGTTGTACCAACGGCAGAGTTCAGGTAACAACGAACGGTGGCGCCTCATGGAATATCAGAGACAACGGTCTCCCGACTGCGTATGCGACCAGGATAGTAGTTGATCCGGCAAGTGAAGCTACAGCATATATCTCATATTCCGGTTTTGCAGCGGGAACTAAAGTTTACAAGACTACCGACTATGGTTCGACCTGGACTAACATTTCAGGAAATCTGCCCAATATCCCTGTGAATTCACTTCTGGTTGTTCCAACCCGTACCGAGGCAGTTTTTGCCGGTACTGACCTTGGAGTTTTCACAACCACCGATGGTGGAACAACATGGTACAGAGATGGCTTGAGTCTCCCCAATGTTGCCATTTTTGATATGGATTACAGAGCTTCAGACGACAAGATATTCGTTCATACACATGGAAGAGGAACCTGGTCGACCCCTGCTGCTGCCACTTCCATTAAGGAACTTGGAAATAATCCTGTTGACTTCAATCTTTTACAGAATTATCCGAATCCTTTTAATCCGTCCACAAAAATCAGATTCTCTGTCCCTGTTGCGGGAGTTGTAACCATTAAGGTTTATGATCTGCAAGGGAAGGAAATTGCTACACTCCACAACTCTTCGATGAATGCAGGTTCATATGAAGTTGACTGGAACGGATCGGATTCTTTCGGGAAACCTGTAAGTTCGGGAATTTATTTCTGCAGACTTGTCTCAGGTAACAACCAGAAAACAGTAAAAATGATTTTAAGTAAATAA
- a CDS encoding nucleotidyltransferase domain-containing protein, translating into MALSEEFNLRLFELVSGYLPSGEIGQLSELIHKETVKHHFHRGCENNFLKILESSFNKAALARDLIKFPQQLEVIVSVAANSNYLSDVLVRNPEFLYRIFDPTHLESRLERNLFRETVFDSVLKQKSFDHKVRRIKTFKRQEILSTGVKDLIGYIDLKRATEELSNMAAVLGEALFLCCFEKVLKKYEIDNIGFPELAGIRKVDKKDEELFSGLTDYAVISLGKLGGSELNYSSDIDLIVIFNDNFRLPNGREYFELLNETIILFTESAVTVTDSGYLFRVDFRLRPDGHAAPLARTLRDTILYYETRGENWERQMLIKAGYFCGSQELYQRFIDSVTPFIYPASFYSSPKEQVARLRNTMLRTIGDDKNIKLFKGGIRDIEFGVQALQLLNGGKNKQLRTGNSLRAISGLQSSKILTEKEATLLTDAYIFYRKIEHYLQLMNDRQTHIIPDEGDLLQSLSRFLGFYHVDAFNAKLSAYRKEVRSIYESIIGLDETDPKPAIDLSFFRDEAKAKKNLLFLKEGKGLIEIKEFDSRTTALFLEIEQKLLFLLSGRKYPDNALSNLAKVIQRSALPSYWYEAMKDEFLMDCVLNLCEYSDYAINLLTEDHSLKELIFSGKIFEKIDPESDYGLNTKAILFLSASQFFLGFIDEAEASQHISDTIRLKVEKLLKESSRGKSGFFVAIAGSFSLGEMHLFSDVDLIVVCDDMTSHPEMEEWFIKLLANIREELSPLTADCRLRPEGKSGQLVWDIKAYENYFRKRVQIWELQSLTKISFLYGDEDLYSKFIGLFLEKVACLDKETLRKEIYEMRRKLYPASFSGLNNLPDLIKGRGGVTDIEFISQYLLLLDSNFLKLFMGKGNRRVLAAHHTSATLEIEMMQNLLEGFDFLRKTRLAVEVMYQTSNNLLPPKVKGDKLFRFLEFGSYEELYNIVQTSLKKNNEIFQKLLKG; encoded by the coding sequence TTGGCACTCTCGGAAGAGTTTAATTTACGGTTGTTCGAACTTGTCTCCGGATATCTCCCTTCAGGGGAAATCGGGCAGTTGTCTGAGCTAATACACAAAGAGACAGTAAAGCACCACTTCCACAGGGGATGTGAGAATAATTTCTTAAAAATTTTGGAAAGCAGTTTTAACAAGGCAGCACTTGCCAGGGATTTGATAAAATTCCCTCAGCAACTTGAAGTTATTGTTTCCGTGGCAGCCAACAGTAACTATCTTTCTGATGTGCTGGTTAGAAATCCCGAATTCCTTTACCGGATATTTGATCCCACACATCTGGAATCCCGCCTTGAAAGAAACCTTTTCAGAGAGACGGTTTTTGATTCAGTTCTTAAGCAGAAATCTTTCGACCATAAAGTACGCAGAATAAAAACCTTCAAACGACAGGAAATCCTCTCGACGGGTGTTAAAGACCTGATTGGATATATCGATCTAAAGCGGGCTACAGAGGAACTGTCAAACATGGCTGCCGTTCTGGGTGAGGCTTTGTTTCTTTGTTGTTTTGAAAAGGTATTGAAGAAGTATGAAATTGATAACATCGGTTTTCCGGAACTTGCCGGGATCAGGAAGGTTGATAAAAAAGATGAAGAACTGTTCTCCGGGTTGACGGATTATGCAGTTATCAGTCTCGGAAAACTTGGCGGAAGTGAGCTTAACTACAGTTCCGATATCGATTTGATTGTAATATTTAATGATAATTTTCGTCTTCCCAATGGACGGGAATATTTCGAACTGCTGAATGAAACAATAATCCTGTTTACGGAATCGGCAGTCACCGTTACAGATTCGGGTTACCTTTTCAGAGTGGACTTCAGATTGCGACCCGACGGGCATGCTGCTCCTCTTGCAAGAACTTTGCGCGATACCATCCTTTACTATGAGACACGGGGAGAGAACTGGGAGCGGCAAATGCTGATTAAAGCGGGATATTTTTGTGGAAGTCAGGAGCTTTATCAGCGCTTTATTGATTCTGTTACACCTTTTATTTATCCGGCATCTTTCTACTCTTCGCCAAAAGAGCAGGTCGCGCGACTAAGAAACACGATGCTAAGAACGATTGGCGACGATAAAAACATTAAGTTGTTCAAAGGAGGAATCAGGGACATAGAATTTGGAGTGCAGGCTCTTCAACTCCTGAACGGAGGTAAAAACAAACAATTGAGGACTGGGAATAGCCTGAGGGCGATCTCCGGGTTGCAATCGTCCAAAATCCTCACAGAAAAAGAGGCAACCTTACTAACAGATGCATACATATTTTACAGGAAGATCGAACATTATCTTCAATTGATGAATGACAGGCAGACTCATATAATTCCCGATGAAGGTGATTTGCTGCAAAGCCTCTCGAGATTTCTTGGATTCTATCATGTCGATGCCTTTAATGCAAAACTCTCCGCATACCGCAAGGAGGTCAGGAGCATTTACGAATCGATTATCGGGCTTGACGAAACGGACCCCAAACCGGCAATTGATCTGTCTTTCTTTAGAGATGAAGCAAAAGCGAAAAAGAATCTTCTCTTTTTGAAGGAAGGTAAGGGGTTGATTGAGATAAAGGAATTTGACTCGCGAACTACTGCTTTGTTTCTCGAGATTGAACAAAAGCTTCTTTTCCTTCTCTCGGGGCGGAAATACCCTGACAATGCTCTTTCAAATCTTGCCAAGGTTATTCAGCGGAGTGCATTGCCGTCATACTGGTATGAGGCAATGAAGGACGAGTTCCTGATGGATTGCGTCCTCAACTTGTGTGAATACTCTGATTATGCCATAAATTTATTGACAGAGGATCATTCGCTTAAGGAATTGATCTTTTCAGGGAAAATTTTTGAAAAGATAGATCCTGAATCCGACTATGGTCTGAATACCAAAGCGATACTTTTCCTCTCCGCTTCCCAGTTTTTTCTTGGGTTCATAGATGAGGCAGAAGCGTCGCAACACATTTCTGATACCATCAGACTTAAGGTGGAAAAACTTCTAAAAGAATCATCACGGGGAAAAAGCGGATTTTTTGTTGCCATCGCGGGAAGTTTTTCTCTCGGGGAGATGCACCTTTTTTCCGATGTCGATTTAATAGTGGTCTGTGATGACATGACCTCGCATCCCGAAATGGAGGAGTGGTTCATTAAGTTGCTGGCAAATATAAGGGAAGAATTGTCTCCACTTACTGCCGATTGCAGGCTCAGACCCGAAGGAAAATCGGGACAGCTCGTTTGGGACATTAAAGCTTACGAGAACTATTTCAGAAAGAGGGTTCAGATATGGGAGTTGCAGTCGCTAACCAAGATTTCCTTTCTGTACGGTGATGAAGATTTATATTCTAAATTTATCGGTCTGTTTCTTGAAAAGGTTGCGTGCCTCGATAAAGAGACACTTCGAAAAGAAATTTACGAGATGAGAAGAAAACTTTATCCGGCCTCGTTTAGCGGACTAAATAACCTCCCCGATCTCATAAAAGGGAGAGGTGGTGTTACTGACATTGAATTTATTTCTCAATACCTCTTACTTTTGGATTCGAATTTTCTAAAATTATTCATGGGAAAAGGTAACCGACGGGTACTCGCAGCACATCACACATCTGCAACTTTGGAGATCGAGATGATGCAAAACCTTCTGGAGGGATTTGACTTCCTCAGAAAGACAAGACTCGCTGTCGAAGTAATGTACCAGACAAGTAACAATCTTCTTCCACCAAAGGTGAAAGGGGATAAGCTGTTTAGGTTCCTGGAATTCGGCTCATATGAAGAATTGTATAATATCGTTCAAACATCGCTTAAAAAGAACAATGAAATCTTTCAAAAATTGCTTAAAGGTTAA